Proteins encoded in a region of the Nitrospirota bacterium genome:
- a CDS encoding site-specific DNA-methyltransferase, translating into MNNKNDLKIIWGDCLNALKKMRSESIHLMVTSPPYYNAREYSQWEDLNSYLEDMRLIIRETYRVLGNHRVWVFNVGDVFDNDNLKTTSVWGKRRLPLGAYFIKIFEEEGFEFVDDIIWDKGEVESQRHKNGGINYPFYQYPLNCYEHILIFHKHRLDTNRIPCPICGSLNVNGNTQSEIGVQSWECKNDKCLERSPHNRGKRFSLRSNMMQDIDQRTPDNEIDEFILSKWRRDIVKFPPVIKIDQNGNNRLGHSAPFPTDIPEMAIKYFSYEGEKILDPFAGSFTTAIVAKKLKRVGIGIEINKAMFKSVIEKRVIQEFNGHTVLSAFNL; encoded by the coding sequence ATGAATAATAAAAATGATTTAAAAATAATATGGGGCGACTGCTTAAATGCTTTAAAGAAAATGCGATCAGAATCAATTCATCTAATGGTAACCTCTCCACCATACTACAACGCACGGGAGTATTCTCAATGGGAGGATCTCAATTCTTATCTTGAAGACATGCGGTTAATTATTAGAGAAACTTATAGAGTTTTAGGCAACCACAGGGTATGGGTTTTTAATGTTGGAGATGTCTTTGATAATGATAATCTTAAAACAACTTCGGTTTGGGGCAAAAGGAGATTGCCTCTCGGAGCATATTTTATCAAGATTTTTGAAGAAGAGGGTTTTGAATTTGTTGATGATATAATTTGGGACAAGGGTGAGGTTGAAAGTCAAAGGCATAAAAATGGTGGTATAAACTATCCGTTTTATCAGTACCCCTTAAATTGTTATGAGCATATTTTGATTTTTCATAAACATAGATTAGATACCAATAGAATCCCATGCCCAATTTGTGGCTCTTTAAATGTTAACGGAAACACTCAGTCGGAAATAGGTGTTCAGAGTTGGGAGTGCAAAAATGATAAATGCTTAGAAAGAAGCCCTCATAACAGAGGGAAAAGATTTTCGTTAAGGTCTAACATGATGCAGGATATTGATCAAAGAACACCTGATAATGAAATAGATGAATTTATATTAAGTAAATGGCGTAGAGATATTGTTAAATTCCCTCCAGTAATAAAGATAGACCAAAATGGGAATAATCGCCTTGGCCATAGTGCGCCATTCCCTACGGACATTCCTGAAATGGCTATAAAATATTTCTCTTACGAAGGAGAAAAAATTTTAGACCCATTTGCTGGAAGTTTTACGACAGCAATTGTTGCTAAAAAATTAAAGCGTGTAGGGATAGGCATTGAGATAAATAAAGCTATGTTCAAATCTGTAATAGAAAAACGAGTTATTCAAGAATTTAATGGACATACTGTGTTATCAGCGTTTAATTTGTAA
- a CDS encoding CopG family transcriptional regulator: MVVLQVELPDKLYAQLKELINMGWFHDEKSVITEALRRFLETQKSELIEKFIREDIEWGLRRKD, translated from the coding sequence ATGGTAGTATTACAAGTTGAATTGCCGGATAAATTATACGCACAACTTAAAGAGCTGATTAATATGGGTTGGTTCCATGATGAAAAATCTGTTATTACAGAGGCATTACGCCGATTTCTTGAGACACAGAAATCCGAGCTTATAGAAAAATTTATTCGTGAAGATATAGAATGGGGTTTGCGTAGGAAAGACTGA
- a CDS encoding AarF/ABC1/UbiB kinase family protein: MAISGLLRFWHTYKNVGRIREIVNVFLKHGFGQFIEQINLHRFIPLRKKLKVFGYWPPIEKHTIPERLRIAFSELGPSFIKLAQLLSSRPDLITRAYADEFKKLQDEVPAFSSDSAKKIIETELRTSIEDIFLKFEDVPVAAASIAQVHRATLKTGEKAVIKVQRPNIKDIIETDIAILDIAARLLVKYIPESKPFNLPGIVDEFSRSVRKELNFIEEARNAARFKRNFTDDPDVYIPAIYPDFVTERVIVMEEIKGVRIDDVQGIESLGIGRDKLAIAGINAYLKMMLENGFFHADPHPGNIFVMSDGKIGLMDFGIVGWLSPELMENIANTFLALVDRDFDRLIDHYIELGIVAEEVDIETFRKEFKADLISLYEPLYGLTISEINFAQYLDALTYLAMKHGLKMPSDLLLVNKTILILDSIGRQLDPSFNLMSATEPYTRKLAKKCMDPKRIFEKTKKNIYEVSSFLTSTPKQIGRLLRKTLRDDLGFKINPIGMDRLIKDIDRSSNRLAFSVIVAAIIIGSSLLIQSGIGGKIFGLPAIGAMGFFIAFILGLWLLISIIKSGRL; encoded by the coding sequence ATGGCCATTTCCGGCTTATTAAGATTCTGGCATACTTATAAAAATGTCGGGCGGATACGTGAGATAGTCAATGTCTTCCTGAAACACGGATTCGGTCAGTTTATTGAGCAGATAAATCTCCACCGTTTCATCCCGCTCCGGAAAAAATTAAAGGTCTTCGGTTACTGGCCCCCCATTGAAAAGCATACCATCCCCGAGAGGCTCAGGATTGCCTTCAGCGAGCTTGGTCCTTCATTCATAAAACTCGCCCAGCTTCTTTCATCAAGGCCTGATCTTATAACCCGGGCATACGCCGATGAGTTCAAAAAACTGCAGGATGAAGTTCCTGCTTTTTCTTCAGACAGCGCAAAAAAAATTATTGAGACAGAGCTGCGAACATCCATTGAGGACATATTCCTTAAATTTGAGGATGTGCCGGTTGCCGCTGCCTCTATAGCGCAGGTTCACAGGGCCACCCTGAAAACAGGCGAAAAAGCAGTAATCAAGGTACAGAGACCTAATATTAAGGATATTATTGAAACCGATATAGCCATTCTGGATATTGCCGCCAGACTGCTTGTCAAGTATATCCCTGAAAGCAAGCCTTTTAACCTTCCCGGCATAGTGGACGAATTTTCAAGGTCGGTAAGAAAGGAATTGAATTTTATTGAAGAGGCAAGGAACGCCGCCCGTTTCAAAAGGAATTTTACAGACGACCCTGATGTATATATTCCGGCAATATATCCTGACTTCGTCACAGAAAGAGTCATTGTAATGGAAGAGATCAAAGGGGTAAGGATAGACGATGTGCAGGGGATTGAGTCTTTAGGCATTGGCAGGGACAAACTGGCAATAGCAGGCATCAACGCATATTTAAAGATGATGCTTGAAAACGGCTTTTTCCATGCAGACCCCCATCCGGGCAATATCTTTGTCATGTCTGACGGGAAAATAGGGCTTATGGATTTTGGCATAGTAGGATGGCTTTCCCCTGAACTTATGGAGAACATTGCCAATACATTTCTTGCATTGGTTGACAGGGACTTTGACCGCCTGATTGACCATTACATAGAGCTCGGCATTGTTGCCGAAGAGGTTGATATTGAGACATTCAGGAAAGAATTCAAGGCTGATCTCATCTCCCTTTATGAACCGCTTTACGGGTTGACTATTAGTGAGATAAATTTTGCCCAATATCTTGACGCCCTTACGTATCTGGCAATGAAACACGGACTCAAAATGCCCTCTGACCTTCTTCTTGTGAATAAGACAATACTGATACTTGACAGCATAGGGCGTCAGCTTGACCCGTCTTTTAATCTTATGAGCGCAACAGAGCCATATACGAGAAAGCTTGCAAAAAAATGCATGGACCCGAAAAGGATATTTGAGAAGACAAAAAAGAATATCTATGAAGTAAGCAGTTTCCTGACATCAACGCCAAAACAGATAGGAAGGCTTTTAAGAAAAACGCTCAGGGATGATCTGGGTTTTAAAATAAATCCGATCGGCATGGACCGTCTGATAAAAGACATAGACCGCTCAAGCAACCGCCTTGCGTTCAGCGTGATAGTCGCTGCCATTATAATAGGTTCGTCTCTGCTCATACAGTCAGGCATCGGCGGGAAAATCTTCGGACTGCCGGCAATAGGGGCCATGGGTTTTTTCATAGCCTTTATCCTCGGGCTGTGGCTTTTGATATCAATTATAAAATCGGGGAGGCTGTAA
- the alaS gene encoding alanine--tRNA ligase, producing MTSNEIRQLFIDFFREKEHTLVPSSPLIPKDDPTLLFTSAGMVQFKPYFLGMETPPYKRAVTVQKCLRAGGKHNDLENVGRTARHHTFFEMLGNFSFGDYFKKEASIWAWEFLTDRVKLPADRLQITVFEKDAEASDIWQKEVGVKPERIFRLGEKDNFWQMGDTGPCGPCSEILIDQGEDIGCGRPDCAVGCDCDRFLEIWNLVFMQYERDSSGKLTPLPKPCIDTGMGVERLSAALQGKHNNFHSDLFMPVIRDVESRLTDTKKKYGMSHETDVSMNVIADHLRAAVFVLSEGLLPSNEGRGYVLRRIIRRAARHGFMLGFDGPFLYKIMDSLLDIMSGAYLELMEDSNRMKKILRLEEERFSHTLASGMSMLAEIIKSLKSSGGKVIPGQELFRLYDTYGFPLDIAQDIAKDNGILVDEQGFEKEMEIQKTRARASWTGGEARVAGIYKKLLKETGPTEFLGYETTKADAAVKSLIKNGVPVDEAKEGDEVEVILDRTPFYGESGGQAGDKGIIRAEALRLEVTDTKKISGIISHICIIRKGIIRTGMTVHLSVDEAGRRATMRNHTATHLLQAALRSVLGDHIKQAGSFVEPERLRFDFTHFSQMDEKELAEVEDIVNEKIMENVPVNTSAMGIDEAISSGATALFGEKYGEKVRVVRAGDFSAELCGGTHCNATGEIGLFKINSEGSVAAGIRRIEAVTGLSAINFIRLEENELRKSAGLLKVGELNVSERLKKVITDLKSQEKELQKLKGKTAAVNAGDILDNVVTVNNIKVLSQRIDGYDMKTLRHLADTLKDKIGSGILALGSVLDGQAFYITAVTKDLTARFDAGELLKTITGGKGGGRPDMAQGGTKDTDKIDKTLNLVYDIVRKTVTNDK from the coding sequence ATGACAAGCAATGAAATAAGACAGTTGTTTATTGATTTCTTCAGGGAAAAGGAACACACGCTCGTTCCAAGCTCGCCGCTTATTCCAAAAGACGACCCGACACTGCTTTTTACCAGCGCCGGCATGGTGCAGTTCAAGCCCTATTTTCTGGGCATGGAGACACCCCCTTACAAACGCGCCGTGACTGTCCAGAAATGCCTGCGCGCAGGCGGCAAACACAATGACCTTGAAAATGTCGGCAGGACTGCAAGGCATCACACGTTTTTTGAGATGCTGGGTAATTTTTCCTTCGGAGATTATTTTAAAAAAGAGGCGTCAATATGGGCCTGGGAGTTTTTGACGGACCGGGTTAAATTGCCGGCAGACAGGCTTCAGATAACGGTCTTTGAAAAAGACGCTGAAGCCTCAGACATCTGGCAGAAAGAGGTCGGCGTCAAACCCGAGCGTATTTTCAGGCTCGGTGAAAAAGACAATTTCTGGCAGATGGGTGACACTGGCCCCTGCGGGCCATGCTCTGAAATACTGATAGATCAGGGAGAGGATATAGGCTGCGGCAGGCCAGACTGTGCCGTCGGCTGCGACTGCGACAGATTCCTTGAGATATGGAATCTCGTCTTCATGCAGTACGAAAGGGACTCCTCAGGAAAACTGACTCCGCTTCCAAAGCCGTGCATTGACACAGGCATGGGCGTTGAACGGCTTTCAGCAGCGCTTCAGGGTAAACACAACAATTTTCACAGCGACCTTTTCATGCCGGTAATCAGGGATGTTGAGTCCCGGCTGACAGATACAAAAAAGAAATACGGCATGAGTCATGAGACAGATGTTTCAATGAATGTTATAGCAGACCACCTGAGGGCCGCGGTATTTGTGCTTTCCGAGGGGCTTCTGCCTTCAAATGAAGGCAGGGGTTATGTCTTAAGAAGGATTATAAGAAGGGCGGCAAGACACGGCTTTATGCTCGGCTTTGACGGGCCGTTCCTCTATAAAATTATGGACTCCTTATTAGACATTATGTCAGGGGCATATCTGGAACTTATGGAAGATTCTAACAGGATGAAAAAAATTCTCAGACTTGAAGAAGAGAGATTCAGCCATACGCTTGCTTCAGGCATGTCAATGCTTGCTGAAATCATTAAAAGCCTTAAGTCTTCAGGCGGAAAAGTCATCCCCGGTCAAGAGCTTTTCAGATTGTATGACACTTATGGGTTTCCTCTGGATATTGCTCAGGACATTGCAAAAGACAATGGCATTTTGGTTGATGAGCAGGGCTTTGAAAAAGAAATGGAGATTCAGAAGACAAGGGCAAGGGCCTCATGGACCGGCGGAGAGGCAAGGGTTGCCGGGATTTATAAAAAATTATTAAAAGAAACAGGACCTACGGAATTCCTTGGCTATGAAACCACAAAGGCAGACGCAGCCGTCAAGTCGCTGATAAAAAACGGCGTGCCGGTTGATGAGGCAAAAGAAGGGGATGAAGTTGAGGTAATACTTGACAGGACTCCTTTTTACGGGGAATCCGGCGGGCAGGCGGGCGATAAGGGAATTATCCGGGCAGAGGCGCTGAGACTTGAAGTCACTGATACAAAAAAAATAAGCGGGATAATCTCCCACATCTGCATTATAAGAAAAGGCATAATCAGGACGGGGATGACAGTCCATTTGTCAGTGGATGAGGCAGGAAGAAGGGCAACTATGCGCAATCATACAGCGACACACTTGCTGCAGGCGGCCTTAAGGTCTGTTTTAGGAGACCACATAAAGCAGGCCGGGTCGTTTGTTGAGCCTGAAAGATTACGCTTTGACTTTACGCACTTCTCGCAGATGGATGAGAAAGAACTTGCTGAAGTTGAAGATATTGTGAATGAGAAAATTATGGAAAATGTACCAGTCAATACCTCTGCAATGGGCATTGATGAGGCAATAAGCAGCGGAGCCACGGCCTTATTCGGAGAAAAATACGGGGAAAAAGTCAGGGTGGTCAGGGCCGGGGATTTTTCAGCCGAGCTCTGCGGAGGGACGCATTGCAATGCTACCGGAGAAATCGGCTTGTTTAAGATAAATTCTGAGGGCAGTGTTGCGGCAGGCATAAGACGGATAGAGGCTGTTACAGGGCTTTCTGCGATTAATTTTATCCGTCTGGAGGAAAACGAGCTGAGGAAATCAGCCGGACTGCTCAAGGTCGGGGAGCTTAATGTTTCAGAGAGGCTGAAAAAAGTCATAACCGATTTAAAATCTCAAGAGAAGGAGCTTCAAAAGTTGAAAGGCAAGACAGCGGCAGTGAATGCTGGGGACATTCTTGACAATGTTGTTACTGTCAATAATATCAAAGTCTTAAGCCAAAGGATTGACGGTTATGATATGAAAACATTAAGACACCTTGCAGATACCCTGAAGGATAAAATCGGCTCGGGCATTCTTGCCTTAGGCTCTGTGCTTGACGGGCAGGCCTTTTACATTACTGCAGTCACAAAAGATCTGACGGCAAGATTTGACGCCGGAGAACTGCTTAAGACAATTACAGGCGGCAAAGGCGGCGGAAGGCCGGATATGGCTCAGGGCGGGACAAAAGATACAGATAAAATTGATAAGACGCTAAATTTGGTTTATGATATAGTCAGAAAGACAGTAACGAATGATAAGTAA
- a CDS encoding HEPN domain-containing protein has protein sequence MNTHIANWIKSSQYDLKTAEHMLKTGRYIYVLFMCHLSVEKLLKGLYEAVLKKTSPKTHNLIYLLNTAGGIELPEKHLVTLESLNDLSIVTRYPEDIDAMVKAFKRKKVNDYLLKTKELLKWLKKDKRLKIS, from the coding sequence GTGAACACACACATAGCAAACTGGATTAAGTCATCTCAATATGATTTAAAAACCGCTGAACATATGCTTAAAACAGGCAGATACATTTATGTTCTCTTTATGTGCCATCTATCTGTTGAGAAATTACTTAAAGGATTATATGAGGCTGTATTAAAAAAGACTTCTCCAAAAACTCATAATCTGATATATCTTTTAAATACAGCGGGCGGCATTGAACTTCCTGAAAAACACCTTGTAACACTTGAATCTTTAAATGATCTAAGCATTGTTACAAGGTATCCTGAAGACATTGACGCAATGGTCAAGGCTTTCAAGCGGAAAAAAGTTAATGATTATTTACTCAAAACTAAGGAGCTGCTAAAGTGGCTAAAAAAAGACAAGAGATTAAAAATATCATAG
- a CDS encoding nucleotidyltransferase domain-containing protein — MAKKRQEIKNIIGRYITKLQQLGIDVSQVILYGSYAKGKPKEYSDIDLAVVSPTFQKLDIFERQLVLSKAHHKFGEPIEPIGLTPKQYREKRGFAREILETGIVVYSR; from the coding sequence GTGGCTAAAAAAAGACAAGAGATTAAAAATATCATAGGCAGATATATAACTAAACTCCAACAGCTTGGCATAGATGTTTCGCAGGTCATATTATACGGCTCGTATGCAAAAGGAAAGCCGAAAGAATACAGCGATATAGACCTCGCAGTTGTATCACCGACATTCCAGAAATTAGATATTTTTGAGCGCCAGCTTGTATTGAGCAAAGCCCATCATAAATTTGGCGAGCCTATTGAACCCATAGGACTTACACCAAAACAGTACAGAGAAAAAAGAGGTTTCGCAAGAGAGATTCTTGAAACCGGCATAGTCGTTTACAGCAGATAA